The Candidatus Izemoplasma sp. genome has a window encoding:
- a CDS encoding ATP-binding cassette domain-containing protein, whose amino-acid sequence MSILHIENLHKTYKNGTTKTHVLKGIDLDIEEGSFVSILGRSGSGKTTLLNVISTLLDFDKGTIIIDGEDVQKAKNKKLNSIRNNYIGFVFQDFNLVNEMSILDNVATPLILNGVAFRKAREKAKEALEDVGLGQYTKVRPPELSGGQQQRVAIARAIVNDQKILLCDEPTGALDDYTATEILNILKRLSKTKTVIMVTHDEEFAKKYSDRLIMLVDGKIVKDYTTEDGKLFNAEIVEDRALRIRSAGFLNLLMYSFLSMDIDKKKFGKTFKTFSLSLTLFIVISIINENLDVFTERYLDFFVTREVANTNVLLDFVYQFFEQNVTVLVQTILFILIGFCVVSYLFVFTINIINKKREIAVLKAFGASQEAIAILFMLRPIKFTLAIFKDTLIYTVILMLLVNGILNFRALFYTEYLSFVANIFIVSFNLIKAFVINSTTPIDFPLLLKHIYPIFLLVLGLFMIGSLLPAYYISKSDTIRMLAKE is encoded by the coding sequence TTGAGTATTCTTCATATAGAGAACCTTCATAAAACATATAAAAATGGCACAACAAAGACACATGTTTTAAAAGGGATTGATTTAGATATTGAGGAAGGTAGTTTTGTTTCGATCTTAGGTAGAAGTGGATCGGGTAAAACGACTCTTTTGAATGTCATAAGTACCTTGTTAGATTTTGACAAGGGAACCATTATTATTGATGGAGAAGATGTTCAAAAAGCCAAAAACAAAAAACTTAATAGTATTCGAAATAATTATATTGGTTTTGTTTTTCAAGACTTTAATCTTGTGAATGAAATGAGTATTTTGGATAATGTGGCAACACCATTAATTTTAAATGGCGTTGCTTTTAGAAAAGCTAGGGAAAAAGCTAAAGAAGCGTTAGAAGATGTTGGATTAGGTCAATATACCAAAGTAAGACCACCAGAACTTTCAGGTGGGCAACAACAACGTGTTGCGATTGCTCGTGCAATTGTAAATGATCAAAAAATACTGCTTTGTGATGAACCGACTGGCGCGTTGGATGATTACACAGCAACAGAGATACTAAACATATTAAAACGCTTATCAAAGACCAAGACAGTGATTATGGTTACGCATGATGAAGAGTTTGCTAAAAAATATAGTGATCGTCTCATTATGCTTGTGGATGGAAAAATTGTAAAAGATTATACAACTGAAGATGGAAAACTATTTAATGCAGAAATTGTCGAGGATAGAGCCTTGAGAATACGTTCTGCAGGTTTTTTAAATCTTTTGATGTACTCTTTTCTAAGTATGGATATTGATAAAAAGAAATTCGGGAAAACGTTTAAGACATTTAGCCTGTCATTAACGCTTTTCATTGTGATTAGTATTATCAATGAGAATCTAGATGTTTTTACAGAGCGTTATCTCGACTTTTTTGTGACCAGAGAGGTTGCAAATACTAATGTTTTGCTTGATTTTGTTTATCAGTTTTTTGAACAAAACGTTACGGTATTGGTCCAAACAATCTTGTTTATTTTAATTGGGTTTTGTGTAGTGTCATATCTATTTGTGTTCACCATTAATATCATAAATAAGAAAAGGGAAATCGCTGTACTAAAAGCATTTGGGGCATCACAAGAAGCGATTGCTATTCTCTTTATGTTACGCCCGATCAAGTTTACATTAGCTATTTTTAAAGATACTTTAATCTATACTGTCATACTCATGCTTTTGGTGAACGGCATCTTAAACTTTAGGGCATTATTTTATACGGAGTATCTTAGTTTTGTAGCAAATATATTTATTGTTTCATTTAATTTAATTAAAGCATTTGTCATTAATTCCACTACTCCAATAGACTTTCCATTGTTATTGAAACATATCTATCCGATATTTTTACTTGTTTTAGGATTATTTATGATAGGTAGTTTACTGCCTGCATATTATATTTCTAAAAGTGACACAATAAGGATGTTGGCAAAAGAATGA
- a CDS encoding ATP-binding cassette domain-containing protein, which yields MIRLKNLTKVYETINYNIIALSDLTMTFDIGEVIVLLGKSGSGKSTLLNIIGGFDRDYVGECQILDTDLKSKSERDMDTARKRHIGFVFQQYILLNNLTVIENVELALRVSGVVNAGSRRRAAKHALKLVGLEEHMNKFPHQISGGQKQRVAIARAFVKNPDIIIADEPTAALDSRTSKEILDLLADLCRNKLLIIATHNKSIVRDYASRVIELRSGYVVRNQLITDPSKVHVDELDLVIDKEIEDDDEKIQKLIEVEKTVSDENKSTVLKDMGLNIENFRLNNDQPFSIDEELKKRIIKEHMHNSKLSTRIYRFLQTSDKFYGKKSYANKAFFRNIGLHLFSAIIFAIFLLTIVFGLNFVSETFGGFNEKALYKRNMNNNNHVYFAPSEFTMEDYETTLYDSMEQPFINDFSQTELNRNDFYEVLLSDPYVEYQYYQDKLLYLDQELSQYGAINLYYNNASIIMREDNPDIIFEPLQYQYQNIVTFPEPYVYVSSFMDTELEENKIYQFNYLYAENNEAILTNHLLEGGELPDEVNEIVVPVAYLFQYEILNPSDFKDDYGNDLRMIPSERIQEAFDNLNPEQKTIDITKTTVTFNDATEGYNETYTTSTETFNIVGLINFDGDINPELALREDLYIPNAASQHFSFIVSKASEEQVNFDIIDNVSDKMFTKSIQYAEINNENYERYNVSDLEEIFETEYQNTMYSAFSDNFSEWIDTLNSATALVSAYVQDDLAGLNPDGSFLDTEIDNAMFEGLTYRDLLRYYIADHMAVISDEAEFNYLCPSCDFDNRSIESLYLVAMDAYPRIKQSSEYVDMLEHYGDVRRLTYQESTNYIMYQEYAHRFNNHFYETAQSQTYELSLVSAFEEERGSITSLVYVVLPRVLIENMPFLDTFVSMIERMEANQSFQNVMQQTNLDLLISSISTNAIRSMVMIILYIVIYLALTLSIVFLSFVLINLYGNIYETATRKRVRELASLRVLGTSYDDIHDMVKIENKRVALFSYLLFALTLFGLSRLDLFVAAPIEHFYMPLFGLFFDFNLYDVFVINPMVIAFATLLFYFFIYRFIIRKVSTKKIQNIDTIRAIRDGENV from the coding sequence ATGATACGTTTAAAAAACTTAACTAAAGTCTATGAGACAATTAATTACAACATTATTGCACTAAGTGATTTAACAATGACATTTGATATCGGAGAAGTTATTGTATTACTTGGTAAAAGCGGAAGTGGAAAAAGTACATTATTAAATATTATTGGCGGATTTGATCGAGATTATGTCGGAGAATGCCAGATTCTTGATACGGATTTAAAAAGCAAGAGTGAACGGGATATGGATACGGCCCGCAAACGACATATTGGTTTTGTTTTTCAGCAATACATTCTATTAAATAATCTTACTGTCATTGAAAATGTTGAGTTAGCACTGAGAGTAAGTGGGGTTGTTAATGCGGGAAGCCGAAGACGGGCAGCAAAACATGCCTTAAAGCTTGTTGGGTTAGAGGAGCATATGAATAAGTTCCCTCATCAAATATCAGGAGGACAAAAACAACGCGTCGCAATTGCACGAGCTTTTGTTAAAAACCCAGACATTATTATAGCGGATGAACCAACAGCGGCTTTAGACAGCCGAACATCTAAAGAGATTTTAGATTTACTTGCAGATTTATGTCGTAATAAGCTTTTAATTATTGCGACACATAATAAATCCATTGTCAGGGATTATGCTTCACGTGTTATTGAATTAAGAAGTGGGTATGTTGTTAGAAATCAGTTAATTACAGACCCTTCTAAAGTTCATGTTGATGAATTAGACTTAGTGATTGATAAAGAAATAGAAGATGATGATGAAAAGATTCAAAAACTTATCGAAGTAGAAAAAACTGTATCTGACGAGAATAAATCAACTGTTTTAAAAGATATGGGGTTAAATATTGAGAACTTCAGACTAAATAATGATCAACCATTCAGTATTGATGAAGAACTAAAAAAGCGTATTATTAAAGAGCATATGCACAATTCTAAGTTATCCACACGAATTTACCGGTTTTTACAAACATCTGATAAGTTTTATGGTAAGAAGTCATACGCTAATAAGGCGTTTTTCAGGAATATTGGCCTTCATTTATTTAGTGCTATTATCTTTGCGATATTTTTACTGACAATTGTATTTGGCCTCAATTTTGTTTCAGAAACATTTGGTGGATTTAATGAAAAAGCCTTATATAAGAGAAACATGAACAATAATAATCATGTCTATTTCGCCCCAAGTGAATTTACCATGGAAGATTATGAGACAACACTCTATGATTCAATGGAACAACCATTCATCAATGATTTTTCACAAACTGAACTTAATCGCAATGATTTTTATGAGGTCCTTTTAAGTGATCCATATGTGGAATACCAATATTACCAAGATAAATTACTATATTTAGACCAAGAATTATCTCAATATGGTGCGATTAACCTGTACTATAACAATGCCAGTATTATTATGCGAGAAGACAATCCTGACATCATTTTTGAACCACTACAATATCAGTATCAAAATATTGTTACATTTCCTGAACCATATGTATATGTTAGTAGCTTTATGGATACTGAGTTAGAAGAAAATAAGATATATCAGTTTAATTACTTATACGCTGAAAATAATGAAGCGATCTTAACAAACCACTTACTCGAAGGTGGAGAATTACCAGATGAGGTAAATGAGATTGTTGTGCCTGTAGCGTATTTGTTTCAGTATGAGATTTTAAATCCAAGTGATTTCAAAGATGATTATGGGAATGATTTAAGAATGATACCATCCGAACGTATACAAGAAGCGTTCGATAACTTAAACCCAGAACAAAAAACGATTGATATCACTAAAACAACTGTGACTTTTAATGATGCCACAGAAGGCTATAATGAGACATATACTACGTCTACAGAAACATTTAACATTGTTGGTTTAATTAATTTTGATGGAGATATCAATCCTGAATTGGCCTTACGGGAAGATTTATATATTCCAAATGCGGCATCTCAACATTTTAGTTTTATTGTCAGTAAAGCATCAGAAGAGCAAGTTAATTTTGACATTATTGATAATGTCTCTGACAAGATGTTTACTAAAAGCATCCAATATGCCGAAATTAATAACGAAAACTATGAGCGCTACAATGTGAGCGATTTAGAAGAAATATTTGAAACAGAATATCAAAACACGATGTATAGTGCATTCTCAGATAATTTCTCAGAGTGGATTGATACATTAAATTCTGCAACTGCATTGGTGAGTGCCTATGTGCAAGATGATTTAGCAGGATTAAACCCTGATGGTAGTTTTTTAGATACAGAAATTGACAATGCTATGTTCGAAGGACTAACTTACCGTGATTTGTTACGATATTATATTGCGGATCATATGGCTGTCATCAGTGATGAAGCAGAATTTAACTATCTATGTCCTTCTTGTGATTTTGACAATCGTAGTATTGAGTCACTTTATCTTGTAGCGATGGACGCCTACCCAAGAATCAAACAAAGTAGTGAATATGTCGATATGCTGGAACATTATGGCGATGTGAGAAGACTCACCTATCAAGAGAGTACAAATTATATTATGTATCAAGAATATGCACACCGTTTTAATAACCACTTCTATGAAACAGCACAGTCTCAAACATACGAACTCTCTTTAGTAAGTGCATTCGAAGAAGAAAGAGGCAGTATTACATCGCTAGTATACGTCGTTTTACCACGTGTACTTATTGAAAATATGCCATTCTTGGATACGTTTGTATCAATGATCGAACGTATGGAGGCCAATCAATCATTCCAAAACGTTATGCAACAAACTAACCTCGATTTATTAATCAGTAGTATCAGCACGAACGCGATAAGAAGTATGGTAATGATTATCTTGTATATTGTTATCTATTTAGCACTGACATTATCGATTGTGTTCTTGAGTTTCGTACTCATTAATCTATATGGCAATATTTATGAGACTGCGACCCGCAAAAGGGTCCGGGAATTGGCTAGTTTACGTGTTTTAGGAACTAGTTATGATGATATACATGATATGGTTAAAATTGAAAATAAGCGAGTAGCATTATTTAGTTATCTCTTATTTGCACTCACGCTATTTGGTCTAAGTCGATTAGACTTATTTGTAGCAGCGCCAATAGAACATTTCTATATGCCATTATTTGGCTTGTTCTTTGACTTTAATTTATATGATGTTTTTGTCATTAATCCTATGGTTATTGCATTTGCCACATTGTTGTTCTACTTCTTTATCTATCGCTTTATTATTCGTAAAGTTTCAACCAAAAAAATACAAAATATCGATACGATTCGAGCAATTAGGGATGGTGAGAACGTATGA
- a CDS encoding ATP-binding cassette domain-containing protein: MIEIRDLEKIYYTKERDYIALKDVNLTFEPGEFIAVLGESGSGKTTFLNMISGVDKKTDGEILFNEENTNKWKDKKWREIRNTEIGFIFQRFNLIEHLTVMENVTLPLILTGSDDKVAKEIASRLLKEVGLESTEEKLASELSGGQRQRVAIARTIIINPTVILADEPTGALDSTTAKEIMALLQHFAPGRIIIMVTHDEDLAYDNATRVVRLHDGKVISDEIVKEKNASKRLTTDSLLSYETKITRRKRKHLMKQFPELEGQLQVGDTTKVPLHRKYIANNPVFTRKIARENYRQKHAINRRILWSFVIGISLLLIVNIVMKNITAYNFHLFDINNNYEQYLVTDIGPYDENTTTEDAHIQALMSSLQAEENVDNVYIYYEHYVQELYIATTNNFYSSDAGERTYNTGVYSPRITTLGSTTIQKEDFYLSDQIYVGDFPDPEADIPEVLISSEYLLSQFLGISLNESLNDGINTSSIRLEGFIDKTLYICGETVKLGDTEPNVTIVKDSCFAYTISGILNSYYQGINYVGNIYMYNDGFEDYVTYLKEDKGFTRADEYYDKYIALTPVNVKEPLDITQLNTTYDISVENSEFRQYQETRDLELMLEYMYYAIFASLFVISGTVAVNIVISSIHERIREIGIYSSIGVSKKSIRNMFVFETVETAIRILFMTGLLYGLIVFSFRYFYRFVVVDLTTLEPLFGYNPVFSYETTFSIGVIIGAVVFLFVSVLVPSFKAANMRAIDALRSG; this comes from the coding sequence ATGATAGAAATCCGCGACCTAGAAAAGATATATTATACAAAAGAACGTGATTATATTGCCTTAAAAGATGTTAACTTAACGTTTGAACCAGGTGAATTTATCGCTGTTTTAGGCGAGAGTGGTAGTGGCAAAACAACATTTCTAAATATGATCAGTGGTGTTGATAAAAAAACTGATGGTGAGATCTTATTTAATGAGGAAAATACCAATAAGTGGAAAGATAAAAAATGGCGTGAGATCAGAAACACAGAGATTGGCTTCATTTTCCAACGGTTTAACTTGATTGAACATTTAACAGTGATGGAAAATGTAACACTACCGCTTATTTTAACCGGGAGCGACGATAAAGTCGCAAAAGAGATTGCGAGTAGATTATTAAAAGAAGTCGGACTAGAAAGCACAGAGGAGAAACTAGCAAGTGAGTTATCTGGTGGACAACGGCAACGTGTTGCTATTGCAAGAACGATTATTATCAATCCAACAGTTATTTTAGCTGATGAACCTACGGGGGCATTAGATAGCACCACAGCTAAAGAAATTATGGCTCTTTTACAACACTTTGCACCAGGTAGAATTATCATCATGGTTACCCATGATGAAGATTTAGCTTATGACAATGCCACGCGTGTTGTCAGACTTCATGATGGCAAAGTCATTAGTGATGAGATTGTTAAAGAAAAGAACGCAAGTAAGCGACTTACCACAGATTCGTTATTGTCTTATGAGACGAAAATCACACGACGAAAACGTAAGCATTTAATGAAACAATTTCCTGAGTTAGAGGGGCAACTCCAAGTAGGCGACACAACGAAAGTGCCACTACATCGGAAATACATTGCGAATAATCCTGTATTTACACGCAAAATTGCACGAGAGAACTACCGCCAAAAACACGCGATTAATCGACGTATTTTATGGAGTTTTGTGATTGGCATTAGTTTGTTACTTATTGTTAATATTGTGATGAAAAATATTACAGCTTATAATTTTCATTTATTTGACATTAATAACAACTATGAACAGTATTTAGTCACTGATATTGGCCCATATGATGAGAATACAACGACAGAAGATGCGCATATTCAAGCATTGATGTCCTCGCTTCAAGCTGAAGAGAATGTAGATAATGTTTATATATATTATGAACATTATGTTCAGGAACTCTACATCGCAACGACGAATAATTTTTATAGTTCAGATGCTGGAGAACGGACCTATAACACGGGGGTTTATAGCCCGCGTATCACAACTTTAGGATCAACGACAATACAAAAAGAAGACTTTTATTTGAGTGATCAAATCTATGTTGGAGATTTTCCTGACCCAGAGGCAGATATACCTGAAGTATTGATTAGTAGTGAGTATCTATTATCACAATTTCTTGGGATTAGTTTAAATGAAAGTTTAAACGACGGAATTAATACATCAAGTATACGGCTTGAAGGGTTTATTGATAAGACATTATACATCTGTGGTGAAACCGTTAAATTAGGGGATACAGAACCGAATGTGACGATTGTGAAGGATTCCTGTTTCGCCTATACCATATCCGGTATTTTAAATAGTTATTATCAAGGTATTAATTATGTGGGTAATATCTATATGTATAATGATGGCTTTGAAGATTATGTTACATATTTGAAAGAAGATAAAGGATTTACCCGTGCAGATGAATATTATGATAAGTACATTGCACTCACCCCTGTGAACGTCAAAGAGCCATTAGATATTACACAATTAAATACAACATATGATATTTCAGTTGAAAACTCAGAATTTAGACAATATCAAGAAACACGGGATTTAGAGCTTATGTTAGAGTATATGTATTATGCCATTTTTGCGAGCTTATTTGTGATAAGTGGTACAGTCGCAGTAAATATTGTGATTTCTAGTATTCATGAACGGATACGGGAAATCGGGATTTATTCAAGTATTGGCGTTAGTAAGAAAAGTATTCGAAATATGTTTGTATTTGAAACAGTAGAAACAGCTATTAGAATCTTATTTATGACAGGATTATTATACGGACTTATAGTGTTTTCTTTCCGTTATTTTTACCGATTCGTTGTAGTGGATTTAACAACACTAGAACCTTTATTTGGCTATAACCCTGTGTTTAGCTATGAAACAACATTTAGTATAGGTGTCATTATTGGCGCAGTCGTATTTTTATTTGTTAGTGTGTTAGTCCCATCCTTTAAAGCGGCTAACATGCGTGCTATTGATGCCTTGAGAAGTGGGTGA
- a CDS encoding ABC transporter ATP-binding protein/permease: MSRGDIILRLVGVKRTYHTKANREIVALNGVTTSFKRGEFVGVVGKSGSGKSTLINILGGLDAPDAGDYFLEGNNITAINEGQWDAIRNEKIGFIFQEYHLLEYLSVYKNVEIALKYQKGNSRKEKDAKVKDILNKVGLINHIHKLPSQLSGGQRQRVAIARALVKDPAIILADEPTGALDYNTSQTIIDLIKGLSKERLVIVVTHDRGIANEHATRIIELSEGQFTNDLIKQDIPQTYQNTYRKTEPTDLSVWDKFELTFQKIRSRFFRTLFTALSLALAFSFTILFNGIERGVTEAYDAYYEALNKANSYAFSLVPEEPVIDDADYMLAQEDLVATYEGYFEDKDSELVSSYSTDVMISPITSGVERVVDDPNHPDLLADHKLRLFQSERINAYSYDDLFIGNSYYPEPNENEIMVTSRFYRDVMQLSDNIVNLSGYVNDEIEVPLYSFTIQEGIFGVSAYLDTLAENENQAIVEGNDNDDTLVPIRYLSFNLPLYCYHYDSLGEYYQDKCEARIRDQKATDYVNSVDEFIEYMDDFKSQVNQIAPNYFDLLLRSNAIYYMVDERDAFLEPGEPRYIERVYQAVYDETTNPFPQVDIHDAVFKSQETTITMTITAIIDNENESVIYIDKDTYENTLFQKQASLEYVNGYFSVNLDSGILESSLLENINEEDILEIVTIENFHDPINDFAQGSGNNYADTFNLIRKEPIEQGDECAIYTVDNVLRQSNIELSPIVDDIFTVTDYSNCKVNSEAYHYLTSIRTLFGVFFNALLIISIVFFNILLKVILGERIKEIGIYRSVGSTAKDIKMLFFIEIVTEVIMAIIMSVVIIYYANMLINAVFIDVINQGTGVISFAGMKLSIGNNRMLTDISFFNLLFYSFIVFALLGFLSYRNVTKLANTKPIDIIREVQS, from the coding sequence ATGAGCCGAGGCGATATTATTTTACGTTTAGTAGGTGTTAAACGGACCTACCATACTAAAGCAAACCGTGAGATTGTTGCGCTTAATGGCGTAACAACATCTTTTAAGCGTGGAGAATTTGTTGGAGTCGTAGGGAAAAGTGGTAGTGGAAAAAGTACGTTAATCAATATCCTTGGTGGATTGGACGCCCCAGATGCTGGTGATTATTTTCTAGAAGGAAATAACATTACAGCGATTAATGAAGGACAATGGGATGCGATAAGAAATGAGAAAATTGGATTTATTTTTCAAGAGTATCATTTGCTTGAATATTTAAGTGTTTATAAAAATGTAGAGATCGCATTAAAATATCAAAAAGGCAATAGTCGAAAAGAAAAAGATGCCAAAGTTAAAGATATCTTAAACAAGGTCGGATTAATTAATCATATTCATAAATTACCCAGTCAACTATCAGGTGGACAACGGCAACGTGTGGCGATTGCCCGGGCATTAGTAAAAGATCCTGCGATTATTTTAGCTGATGAACCTACCGGAGCACTAGACTATAATACTAGTCAGACAATCATTGATTTAATCAAAGGGTTAAGTAAAGAACGATTAGTGATTGTTGTTACGCATGATCGCGGTATTGCCAATGAACATGCCACACGGATTATCGAGTTATCAGAAGGACAGTTTACAAATGATTTGATTAAACAAGATATTCCTCAAACCTACCAAAATACATATCGTAAAACAGAACCGACAGATTTATCTGTATGGGATAAATTTGAGTTAACATTTCAAAAAATTCGCTCACGATTTTTTAGAACATTATTTACGGCATTATCACTTGCGTTAGCTTTTAGTTTTACAATTCTGTTTAATGGAATCGAGCGAGGCGTAACTGAAGCATATGATGCCTATTATGAAGCGTTAAATAAAGCGAACAGCTATGCTTTTAGTTTAGTACCTGAAGAACCTGTCATTGATGATGCAGACTACATGTTAGCGCAAGAAGACCTTGTGGCGACATATGAAGGGTATTTTGAAGATAAAGATAGCGAGTTAGTCAGTAGCTATTCGACAGACGTAATGATTTCCCCTATTACTAGTGGAGTTGAGCGTGTTGTCGATGATCCAAACCATCCAGATTTACTCGCAGATCATAAATTACGACTCTTTCAAAGTGAACGCATTAATGCCTATAGTTATGATGACTTATTTATTGGGAATAGTTATTATCCTGAACCCAATGAGAATGAAATCATGGTTACGAGTCGTTTTTATCGGGATGTCATGCAGCTATCAGATAATATCGTTAATCTTTCAGGGTATGTCAATGATGAGATAGAAGTGCCTTTATATAGTTTTACCATTCAAGAGGGGATTTTTGGCGTCTCTGCGTACTTAGATACTTTAGCTGAGAATGAGAACCAAGCAATCGTTGAAGGCAATGACAATGATGATACATTAGTCCCAATTCGTTATTTATCCTTCAATTTACCGTTATACTGTTATCATTACGATAGCTTAGGTGAATATTATCAAGATAAATGTGAAGCCCGTATTCGTGACCAAAAGGCCACAGACTATGTTAACTCTGTAGATGAGTTTATTGAGTATATGGATGATTTTAAGTCACAAGTAAATCAAATTGCACCAAATTATTTTGATTTACTTTTACGTAGTAATGCCATTTATTATATGGTAGATGAACGCGATGCTTTCTTAGAACCCGGAGAACCACGCTATATTGAACGGGTTTATCAAGCTGTGTATGATGAAACAACCAATCCATTCCCCCAAGTGGATATTCATGATGCCGTGTTTAAAAGCCAAGAAACAACTATCACGATGACAATCACGGCCATTATTGATAATGAAAATGAATCAGTGATCTATATCGATAAAGATACCTATGAAAACACATTATTCCAAAAACAAGCGTCATTAGAGTATGTTAATGGGTATTTTAGTGTCAATTTAGATAGTGGTATCTTAGAAAGCAGTTTATTAGAGAACATTAATGAAGAAGATATCTTAGAAATTGTCACAATTGAGAACTTTCATGACCCAATTAACGACTTTGCCCAAGGCTCAGGCAACAATTATGCTGATACGTTTAATCTGATTCGTAAAGAACCAATAGAACAAGGGGATGAATGTGCTATTTATACCGTCGATAATGTCTTGAGACAAAGCAATATTGAATTGTCACCAATTGTCGATGATATCTTTACAGTGACAGATTATTCTAACTGTAAAGTCAATAGTGAGGCGTATCACTATCTAACGAGTATTCGAACACTCTTTGGTGTATTCTTTAATGCCCTTTTAATCATCAGTATTGTCTTTTTTAACATCTTACTGAAAGTTATTTTAGGCGAACGTATTAAAGAAATTGGTATTTATAGGAGTGTCGGTTCTACAGCCAAAGATATTAAAATGCTTTTCTTTATTGAAATTGTCACAGAAGTGATTATGGCAATTATTATGAGTGTAGTCATTATTTATTATGCAAATATGCTAATTAATGCCGTCTTTATTGATGTTATTAATCAAGGAACTGGTGTCATTAGTTTTGCAGGTATGAAACTTAGTATTGGAAACAATCGTATGTTAACGGATATTTCATTCTTTAACTTATTATTTTATAGTTTCATCGTATTTGCTTTACTCGGTTTCTTAAGTTATCGAAATGTAACAAAACTTGCCAATACGAAACCAATCGATATTATTCGGGAGGTGCAATCATGA